The DNA region CTGAAATGCAATGTCTGCAGCATCTTGCATTACACAGGTAACTAGTACAGAATCTCCCATAACTCCAGTATTAGGAACACTTCCTCTTTGAACCAGCACTGCAATATGCACCCCTCAATATCAACTGATATGTAATGTATGAGACTAATAAGATGGGAAATTTTCCTAGCTTGAGATAAGGGGAACAATTCATTGAAATACAGTGATGAAGATAGCACACGTAACTAAAATGGAAAAATCAGGTTTATCAGAATTGCTTTTGGACTAATAAGAAATCTACACATTCctggaaaaaaaaaagcaacAAATATACTGAACCGGGACAACTTGTGCTGCTGAATTCACCCACATGGATGTTCTCAGCCATAATTCCAACTACGAGTGGGTCCTTCCTATTTTACTGTGCTCTTGCAAAACCTACCAAGTCTTACAACATATATCGCTCCAGCATATTTCCAGAAAACCATGTCAATATCTGCTCCTCTTGCTTCCCCAAATCAGAGATCAGCACGCCTATACAGTTACCAGTGAAGCTATTGCATCGACTCTCCAGCAAGTCTCGAACTGAATTTCGGGGGTGGGGTGACAGGAATCAACCATGAGCCGCCTCAATCGCTAGCATCAAACAGCACCACACCAACACTACACTATCGCGCTGCACATACACGGACGCTCCGAACCGAAGCGTCACCAAATGAACGTGAGCAAGGGCTTAGAAGTTAGAACCCTATCGGAGGAAGGAAAAACCATCGGAAGCGCCTAACGGAAAGGGGAGCAGGAGCGAGCGGCACCACCACCGCGTAGCAATCACGCCATGCACCGTTCGCACCCGGCGATCGAGACCATAGCGCGGCGGGAGGAAACGGAGGGGAGAGCCGGGGAGGAGGTTACTCGTACCTTCCTGCGGGGGCGGAGAGAGCGGCGGCGATGCGGGGGCAGAACGAATTCAgcggcggccgggcgggcgAGGCCAGCGGGGAGGAGAGACGAGGCCTGACGCTTCTCCTCTGTTTGCTCCGGCTCCGAGGGCGATATCAAAATTTTGAAATGGCCTCCGTCGGAAAGACGTGCTCCTTTTTATTTCGTGGTGTGGTGCATTCTgttgttttttatttttcttttttaagGACCGGACGACGGGTCTGGTGGGTCAGGCAACAATATGGGAGTGGCCCGGCCCAAAAGTCTTGACCCAATAAGaaacttgagcttttcttgAGCCTGGCCTCTGAAGTCTGAAATGCTGAATTTATAGACCAAAATGCCATGTAGTAATATCTCAAAAAATAGGAGCACGAATGAACATCAAGATGCTAATTTCAGTCAGTTCAGCAGAACAATATCAGGGAAGCTCGTTCAACACCTGAATCAGACGAAGCAGACACCTGAATCACACAAGCCAGACACCTGAATCAGACCAAGCAGAAAGGAAAACCTCACAAAATGCTCTTCATTCAGAATATAGAACAGGTTCCACGCAACAAATCGAACACCAAATTTTTCATAATCAATATGACATAAGATGTTTATTGGTAAACACTTTGTGGGACACTTATTGTTCAAATGGACAACAATATGCTTATGTCGACAATGTACAAATGAACCTTAATTTAGGGGGGCTACTTTAACAGGAACAAACAATAGATGATTTCAGAACAAGCTGTGCACATATACGACGAGCCAGATGTATCCGAAAACAATAGGGGAAGCCAAGGGCTGGACGAAGGTGACCGTGTAGCTTTTACTGCACAGGGGTGGCTGCCTCAGGCATGGTGAGCGAGCTTCTTCACTATTGAGGCCATGTACTTGCCCTGGTGCTCGGCGAGGGCGAGCTCCGTCTCACTGGGTTGTCTGCTGCCGTCTCCAGCAAAGACGCCAGCACCATATGGGCTGCCGCCTCTAATATCGTCCATCTCGAACATGTTTGCACCAAATGTGTAGCCAATGGGGACGAAAAGCATTCCATGGTGCACTAGCTGGGTGATGGCCGTCCAACTACAATAAACAACCAAAGCATGGTCACTGGTCAGGAATAGCTAAGCATGATGAACACAGATACTTAAAACCAACTTAGAAATTACAACTCTGCTCagttaaaaatatatatattcagCTCAAGAAAATTTACAACTCTACATGCAAACAAGTAGGGAGAATAAAATTAAGGCACAAGGACTTCGATTCTTTTAGTTTTTCTTAGGATCAGAGAAACATTATTACTGGCCCTGTACCAAAGACTTGTGGTTCTAGAGCAGTTAAGTCACAAATCTGTACAAAAGTCAAGTGATAGCTCTTAATAATTTATGATCTGTGTATTTTCTTTGCCTTTATCTGCCTTAAAAAGACTACTAAAGCAATTACTCAAGTGAAGAAACTGAAAAGGATAGCAAACTGGCTAGAAACTGGCACAACTGCACATGGAAAATTTACCTAAGAAGCAATGATATCCAAAATTCACATGACACAAGGGACAATATTTTGTTTCCACAAGAGGAACCTAGATTAGAAAGTGAAAGCTTGTAGCCTCCACTTGAATGCAGGAATTTAAGATGGCGAATCTGATCTCTAACAGGAACCTTTCAATAATATATCTGTTTCTTTCGTTATGAGCCTACAAAGTTTGAATGTATTGCCCGTGCTTACGGCACTATGACAGATATTGATCAGGTACAAGCCTAAAAGGTACCGTACCATCGCATTAACTCAAGAGTCCTTTTTGTACAAATCATATCCAATGCCCTTAAATTCGTCTACGGCCACCTATGTTGTTGTTAATAGTCTCACTGTACAACACCGTGATAATCAACAATGGAGAAAATAGTAAAACAGCATCCAAAACTGCTGCAAATATGGTACTTCATTTCCATAGTTCGCAACAACCAAATCCATGTTAGCATTACCATGACACGGACGTTGTAGCTTTCTTTAGAAGCACTTGATAGCGAAATATGGAAAAATGTCAAACATGTTAACCATGTGCGTTTCAGCTTCAATTACATGACAACGCTCATTTTAGTAATTGCTCATTGTCATCTATATGATTTATCATCTCCTAGTTGTAAACATGCATTCAATGAATTGTGCACATGTATGGATGGAGTGCAAGCACAAATCATCAAACCTGTGATAAATAAACAGATCATTCTAAAAATTGGCGAGAAGGAGCACATCAAGAACAGAATTTCAACAAAGCAGAAAAATGGGTGTGTTGTTAATCAAAACTACTAAGCCATGCCTTGATTATCTCACACATGGAGCTTAAACCAAGGGGCCGCAAAAACATCACAAATCCAAAGTTTCAGACCAGTTAACCAACCTGGAGTATAGCAGAGTATGTTTAACCCTGATTAAAACAGGAGGAAAGAAAGTGACAGACCTCAATTCCAGTCAAACACTTACCAACAAACCACTTGTAAAACATCTCAAGAATTATGGACTATTGTAATAAGTTTAAAAAATGGCCTATGGATGCAATAGCAAGTGTTCCTATCTTGTCCACTTCAAATAATTAACTCTTCCTTCCACTGCATCGTAACGCATTACCAGAAAATTGAAAGAGTAAGGAGATGCTTACGCCGTGGTCTCCTGGCCGCCGCCCTGCGTTCCGGTGCTGACGAAGAATCCGGCGGGCTTCCCGGCGAGCTTCTGCTCCTGCCAGAGCGAGCCGGTGGAGTCGAAGAATGCCTTCATCTGCGCGGCCATGGCGCCGTACCTCGTCGGGAAGCCGAACAGCACGCCGTCGGCCTCCTGCAGGTCCGCTGCCGACGCGATGACGGGGACCGCGGGGTCCTTGGCCGGCGCCTGCATCttctccagcacctccggcggGAGCGTCTCGGGGACCCGCCGCAGCACGGCCTCCACGCCGTCCACCGCaccggcgcccgccgccgcgcgccgcgccaggGACTCCACGTGTCCGTACATCGAGTAGAACACGATGTACAGCCGCACCTTCCGCCCGGCTCCCGCCTccgacgccggcgccgcggcggctgcTGCGGGCACCACCTCCTCTGGCGCCTCGCGCGGCGCCGCAGCCGCGGCGGACGACGAcgagggcgcggcggccggcggctggcgCTTCTTGCTGGGG from Panicum hallii strain FIL2 chromosome 9, PHallii_v3.1, whole genome shotgun sequence includes:
- the LOC112875614 gene encoding probable NAD(P)H dehydrogenase (quinone) FQR1-like 1, producing the protein MGKGGGCVPSKKRQPPAAAPSSSSAAAAAPREAPEEVVPAAAAAAPASEAGAGRKVRLYIVFYSMYGHVESLARRAAAGAGAVDGVEAVLRRVPETLPPEVLEKMQAPAKDPAVPVIASAADLQEADGVLFGFPTRYGAMAAQMKAFFDSTGSLWQEQKLAGKPAGFFVSTGTQGGGQETTAWTAITQLVHHGMLFVPIGYTFGANMFEMDDIRGGSPYGAGVFAGDGSRQPSETELALAEHQGKYMASIVKKLAHHA